One Acutalibacter muris DNA window includes the following coding sequences:
- a CDS encoding efflux RND transporter permease subunit produces MFSKFSVKKPMTVLVGVIIAIVLGVVAFSRMTPDLLPNINLPYAVIITAYPGATPEEVEEEVTRPLEQAMATLDHVEEVTSVSRENASQVMLQLTDDANMDTLTADIREKISSVSGGWGDMVGTPYIMKINPSMMPVTVAALEREGMDNVELTDLLDSELMLKLEGIEGVASVSASGNVQESVTVELRQDRIDDLNRRLKAKLDEKFGDAQKELDEGSKEIEDGLNETKEQQDALEGQKAQLEAGQAQLAQQTGQAQGQLISKKVEIESAKAQISAQLTTMEQNKKQLQDAVDKLKTLQTTLAQLTGQLASLDQGISGLQEGIAGYAALTQQLETLNAQLEALDPDSEEYALVQQQIEALQPQLAAAEAAFAALGTTAAGAPAKLQELQASRAAVEKGLADAKAMAAAGGADPENLDKSIAEAQENLTKLTAGMDQLRATSSQLDSGAVTVDQALQELSRQQTSGIMQMSAGMSQILAGQSALSAAQQQLESAKAELEGARDEFASQKEAAYKNADLPITMDMVSQLLTAQNFSMPAGYIEEQGVETLVRVGNKLEDKEELAGLLLFDTGDEGIGKIYLRDVADVNVQSNAGELYAKINGENGLLLSFTKQSTYSTALVSRNIEERFKALSEEYEGLKFTTLMDQGNYIYIVVDTVLQNLVLGAVLAVLILLLFLKDLRPTVVIAFSIPISLMVAIVLMYFSGVTLNVISLSGLAVGVGMLVDNSVVVIENIYRLRSEGMPAAKASVQGAVQVTGAIIASTLTTVCVFLPIVFVEGVTRQLFTDMALTIGYSLLASLFVAITLVPAMTSTTLRASKPKESRIFDKVLNGYGKVAAASLKHKWVCLALALALLAGSVALALSRGFIFMPAMSGSQLDVSFTMPQEDPSFEETTGMADQIAERIMELDCVETVGAMAGGSAGGAMLGMGQGDAVSMYVILDEGSGVKDSEAAKMVEEACADLDCQVSAQGAMDMSAYMSSMSGSGVEVKLRGDDMDALIDAANEITEIMAETEGTVDAKSDLEDSTPEIRIVVDKNKAMENGLTIAQVYQSVSGAISEDKTATSINVDGYSQDVLVVNPEKGGMNESYLKSLTVTSTDRATGETEEIPLVRIADFEERQSLNSISRENQNRVLTVSAGIADGNNVTLVTREVEKALAEYEPPKGVTLEMAGENETIMEAMEQLMQMAGLAILIIYLIMVIQFQSLLLPFIVMFTIPLAFTGGFLALYLCGMEVSVVSMIGFIMLAGIIVNNGIVLIDYINQLRLEGVARRDAIILAGRTRMRPIFMTVLTTVLGLVFMALATGMGAEMMQPIAIVCIGGLLYATLMTLFVVPAMYDIMAKKEMRHVDVD; encoded by the coding sequence ATGTTTTCAAAGTTCAGCGTGAAAAAACCCATGACCGTGCTGGTGGGCGTTATCATCGCCATAGTGCTGGGAGTGGTGGCCTTCTCCCGCATGACCCCGGACCTGCTGCCCAACATCAACCTGCCCTACGCGGTGATAATCACCGCGTACCCCGGGGCCACCCCCGAGGAGGTGGAGGAGGAGGTCACAAGGCCCCTTGAGCAGGCCATGGCCACCCTGGACCATGTGGAGGAGGTCACATCGGTGTCAAGGGAGAACGCTTCACAGGTCATGCTCCAGCTTACCGACGACGCAAACATGGACACCCTCACTGCCGATATCCGGGAGAAGATAAGCAGCGTCTCCGGGGGCTGGGGGGACATGGTGGGCACGCCCTATATCATGAAGATAAACCCCAGCATGATGCCCGTCACCGTGGCCGCCCTGGAGAGGGAGGGCATGGACAACGTGGAGCTGACGGACCTTCTGGACTCTGAGCTTATGCTGAAGCTGGAGGGCATAGAGGGGGTCGCCAGCGTCTCGGCCAGCGGCAACGTTCAGGAGAGCGTCACGGTAGAGCTTCGCCAGGACAGGATAGACGACCTCAACAGAAGGCTCAAGGCGAAGCTGGACGAAAAGTTCGGCGACGCCCAGAAGGAACTGGACGAGGGCTCTAAGGAGATAGAGGACGGACTCAATGAGACAAAGGAGCAGCAGGACGCCCTGGAGGGGCAGAAGGCTCAGCTTGAAGCCGGGCAGGCCCAGCTTGCCCAGCAGACCGGGCAGGCTCAGGGGCAGCTTATCTCCAAGAAGGTGGAGATAGAGTCCGCCAAGGCCCAGATATCCGCCCAGCTTACTACCATGGAGCAGAACAAGAAGCAGCTTCAGGACGCTGTTGACAAGCTGAAAACCTTGCAGACAACCCTCGCCCAGCTTACGGGCCAGCTTGCCTCCCTGGACCAGGGCATAAGCGGACTTCAGGAGGGCATCGCCGGGTACGCCGCCCTGACACAGCAGCTGGAGACGCTGAACGCGCAGTTGGAGGCTTTGGACCCGGACAGCGAGGAATACGCCCTGGTGCAGCAGCAGATAGAGGCCCTGCAGCCCCAGCTTGCGGCGGCAGAGGCGGCCTTTGCGGCCCTGGGCACCACGGCGGCGGGGGCCCCCGCAAAGCTCCAGGAGCTCCAGGCCAGCCGGGCGGCGGTGGAGAAGGGCCTGGCGGACGCGAAGGCTATGGCTGCCGCCGGGGGCGCGGACCCGGAGAACCTGGATAAGTCCATCGCCGAGGCTCAGGAGAACCTTACAAAGCTCACCGCCGGCATGGACCAGCTAAGGGCCACCAGCTCGCAGCTTGACAGCGGGGCGGTGACCGTGGACCAGGCGTTACAGGAGCTCTCCCGCCAGCAGACCAGCGGCATCATGCAGATGAGCGCGGGAATGTCCCAGATACTGGCGGGCCAGTCGGCCCTCTCCGCCGCCCAGCAGCAGCTCGAGTCGGCCAAAGCGGAGCTTGAGGGGGCCCGGGACGAGTTTGCTTCCCAGAAGGAGGCGGCCTATAAGAACGCGGATCTGCCCATCACTATGGACATGGTGTCCCAGCTTCTGACCGCACAGAACTTCTCCATGCCCGCCGGGTACATAGAGGAACAGGGGGTGGAGACCCTGGTGCGTGTGGGCAACAAGCTGGAGGATAAAGAAGAGCTGGCGGGGCTGCTGCTGTTCGACACGGGCGATGAGGGCATAGGTAAAATTTACCTTCGGGACGTGGCGGACGTGAACGTGCAGAGCAACGCCGGGGAGCTCTACGCCAAGATAAACGGCGAGAACGGACTGCTTCTGAGCTTTACGAAGCAGTCCACCTACTCCACGGCCCTGGTGTCCAGGAACATTGAGGAACGCTTTAAGGCCCTCTCTGAGGAGTACGAGGGGCTCAAATTCACCACCCTTATGGACCAGGGCAACTATATATACATCGTGGTGGACACGGTGCTTCAGAACCTGGTGCTGGGCGCGGTGCTGGCGGTGCTGATACTGCTGCTGTTTTTAAAGGACCTGCGGCCCACCGTGGTCATCGCCTTCTCCATACCCATCTCCCTGATGGTGGCTATAGTGCTCATGTACTTCTCGGGGGTCACACTGAACGTCATATCCCTCTCGGGCCTTGCGGTGGGCGTGGGTATGCTGGTGGACAACTCAGTGGTGGTGATAGAGAACATCTACAGGCTCAGAAGCGAGGGTATGCCCGCGGCCAAGGCCTCCGTACAGGGCGCGGTGCAGGTAACCGGGGCCATTATCGCCTCCACCCTTACCACCGTCTGCGTGTTCCTGCCCATCGTGTTTGTGGAGGGCGTAACAAGGCAGCTCTTTACGGACATGGCTCTTACCATAGGCTACTCCCTTTTGGCCAGTCTTTTTGTGGCCATAACCCTTGTGCCCGCCATGACCTCCACCACCCTGCGGGCCAGCAAGCCAAAGGAGAGCAGAATATTCGACAAGGTGCTGAACGGCTATGGCAAGGTGGCCGCGGCTTCATTAAAGCACAAATGGGTGTGTCTGGCGCTGGCACTGGCGCTGTTGGCGGGCAGCGTGGCGCTGGCACTGTCAAGGGGCTTCATCTTCATGCCGGCCATGAGCGGCAGTCAGCTGGACGTTAGCTTTACAATGCCCCAGGAGGACCCCAGCTTTGAGGAGACCACCGGGATGGCGGACCAGATAGCCGAGCGCATTATGGAGCTGGACTGCGTAGAGACCGTGGGAGCTATGGCAGGCGGCTCTGCCGGCGGCGCAATGCTGGGCATGGGCCAGGGGGACGCTGTGTCCATGTACGTGATACTTGACGAGGGCTCAGGCGTGAAGGACAGCGAGGCGGCGAAAATGGTGGAGGAGGCCTGCGCGGACCTGGACTGCCAGGTAAGCGCCCAGGGGGCAATGGACATGAGCGCGTATATGTCCTCCATGAGCGGCTCCGGAGTGGAGGTAAAGCTTCGGGGCGACGATATGGACGCGCTTATCGACGCGGCCAATGAGATCACGGAGATAATGGCCGAGACGGAGGGCACGGTGGACGCAAAGAGCGACCTTGAGGACAGCACCCCGGAAATACGGATAGTCGTGGACAAGAACAAGGCCATGGAGAACGGCTTGACTATCGCCCAGGTGTACCAGAGCGTCAGCGGGGCCATCTCTGAGGACAAGACCGCCACCAGCATAAACGTGGACGGCTACTCCCAGGACGTTCTGGTGGTTAACCCCGAGAAGGGGGGCATGAACGAGAGCTATCTCAAGAGCCTGACAGTTACCTCCACGGACCGAGCCACCGGGGAGACGGAGGAGATCCCGCTGGTGCGCATAGCGGACTTTGAGGAGCGGCAGAGCCTTAACTCCATAAGCCGGGAGAACCAGAACCGGGTGCTGACGGTAAGCGCGGGGATTGCGGACGGGAACAATGTGACCCTGGTGACCCGGGAGGTGGAGAAGGCGCTCGCCGAATACGAGCCGCCCAAGGGGGTAACCCTTGAGATGGCGGGAGAGAACGAGACCATCATGGAGGCCATGGAGCAGCTTATGCAGATGGCGGGGCTTGCGATACTCATCATCTACCTCATTATGGTGATACAGTTCCAGTCCCTGCTGCTGCCCTTCATCGTCATGTTCACCATACCCCTGGCCTTCACCGGCGGGTTCCTGGCGCTGTACCTCTGCGGCATGGAGGTCAGCGTGGTGTCCATGATAGGCTTCATCATGCTGGCGGGCATTATCGTCAACAACGGCATAGTGCTCATCGACTATATAAACCAGCTGCGCCTTGAGGGCGTTGCCCGCCGGGACGCCATAATCCTTGCCGGGCGCACTCGTATGCGGCCCATATTCATGACGGTGCTCACCACGGTGCTGGGGCTGGTGTTCATGGCCCTGGCCACGGGTATGGGGGCGGAGATGATGCAGCCCATCGCCATTGTCTGTATAGGCGGCCTGCTCTATGCCACGCTGATGACGCTGTTCGTGGTGCCGGCCATGTACGATATTATGGCTAAAAAAGAAATGCGTCATGTTGACGTTGACTGA
- a CDS encoding IS3 family transposase yields the protein MKSKYDLSQRQAVISRHRSGESVSHIVGDTGIPRSTIYNWLKPAKTAEDDCKEPTLKNFRLLENKVKRLEGIIEILKTSECSPRDPLKVKLGALEKLHEQHTYSVHMICEALDVPRGTFYNHVLRGKREHTWYAERRNELKKVIREIYDHSHQIFGAEKITATLKSKGYPISIKMVRELMQEMGLTSIRQGAKNTYVKEQRKLINHVNQQFNVTCPDEVWVSDVTYFRFDDKKFYICAVIDLFARKVIAYRIGKSNSTQLVKGTFRAAYENRKPTNPLTFHTDRGTNYRAKTFCAYLKSLGVTQSFSRARVPYDNSVMESFFSSLKREELYRTKYRSENEFRTAVDKYMTFYNEERPHATNQYKTPVQKEADFFSDHVGAGVD from the coding sequence ATGAAAAGTAAGTATGACCTGTCGCAAAGACAAGCGGTAATTTCCCGCCACAGATCGGGTGAGTCTGTTTCCCATATTGTTGGAGACACCGGCATTCCCAGAAGTACAATTTATAACTGGTTAAAACCGGCAAAGACCGCTGAGGATGATTGCAAGGAGCCTACCCTAAAGAACTTCCGCCTGTTGGAGAATAAGGTCAAGCGTTTGGAGGGGATCATTGAAATTCTCAAAACCTCCGAATGTTCTCCCAGAGATCCTCTTAAAGTGAAGTTGGGTGCATTAGAAAAGCTGCATGAGCAGCATACATATAGCGTGCACATGATCTGCGAGGCCTTAGATGTGCCAAGAGGCACTTTTTACAACCACGTTCTGCGCGGCAAGCGAGAGCATACATGGTATGCGGAGAGGCGAAATGAACTCAAAAAGGTTATCCGGGAGATATATGACCATAGCCATCAGATATTCGGTGCAGAAAAAATCACGGCAACGCTGAAAAGCAAAGGCTATCCCATCTCAATTAAGATGGTTCGTGAACTGATGCAGGAGATGGGCCTGACCAGTATTCGTCAGGGTGCGAAGAACACCTATGTTAAGGAACAGCGTAAGCTTATCAACCACGTGAATCAACAGTTTAATGTTACATGTCCCGACGAAGTATGGGTGAGCGATGTTACTTACTTTCGTTTCGATGATAAGAAGTTCTATATTTGTGCTGTTATTGACCTGTTTGCCCGAAAAGTGATTGCCTACCGAATCGGTAAATCTAATAGCACCCAGTTGGTCAAGGGCACTTTTCGCGCGGCGTATGAAAACCGAAAGCCTACAAATCCTTTAACATTTCACACTGACCGTGGTACGAACTATCGGGCGAAGACATTTTGCGCTTACCTGAAATCTCTGGGGGTTACGCAATCCTTTTCAAGAGCCCGCGTTCCTTATGACAATTCTGTGATGGAGTCGTTCTTTTCCAGCCTAAAGAGGGAAGAACTGTATAGAACAAAATACCGCTCTGAAAATGAATTCAGAACGGCTGTGGATAAGTATATGACTTTTTATAATGAGGAGCGACCCCACGCCACGAATCAATACAAGACTCCTGTACAGAAGGAAGCTGACTTTTTCAGTGATCACGTGGGAGCAGGAGTGGACTAG
- the hisF gene encoding imidazole glycerol phosphate synthase subunit HisF: protein MYAKRIIPCLDIKDGRVVKGTNFLSLRDAGDPVEAAALYDSQGADELVFLDINASADNRDIVTHMVERVAERIFIPFTVGGGIRRVEDFTAILRAGADKVSVNSAALQRPELIREAAGVFGSQCVVVAMDAKRRPGGGWTLYLNGGRIDTGRDAVEWAKEAEELGAGEILLTSMDRDGVKTGYDLELTRAVSEAVGIPVIASGGAGELSHFYDAFTAGKADAVLAASLFHFGEITVPQLKAYLSGRGVPVRPE from the coding sequence ATGTACGCGAAACGGATAATCCCCTGTCTGGACATAAAGGACGGCCGGGTGGTGAAGGGCACCAACTTCCTCTCTCTTCGGGACGCGGGAGACCCGGTGGAGGCCGCGGCCCTGTACGACAGCCAGGGGGCGGACGAGCTGGTATTCCTGGACATAAACGCCTCCGCCGACAACCGGGACATCGTGACTCATATGGTAGAGCGGGTAGCAGAGCGCATCTTTATCCCCTTCACCGTGGGGGGCGGCATACGCAGGGTAGAGGACTTTACGGCCATACTCCGGGCCGGAGCGGACAAGGTGTCTGTAAACTCGGCGGCTTTACAGCGGCCGGAGCTTATAAGAGAGGCAGCCGGCGTCTTTGGCAGCCAGTGCGTGGTGGTGGCCATGGACGCGAAACGCCGCCCGGGTGGAGGGTGGACCCTCTACCTGAACGGCGGGCGCATAGACACCGGGAGGGACGCGGTGGAGTGGGCAAAGGAAGCTGAGGAGCTGGGCGCGGGGGAGATACTCCTTACCAGCATGGACCGGGACGGTGTAAAGACCGGGTATGACCTGGAGCTGACCCGGGCCGTGTCGGAGGCTGTGGGCATCCCGGTGATAGCCTCCGGCGGGGCGGGGGAGCTGTCCCACTTCTACGACGCGTTTACCGCTGGAAAGGCGGACGCGGTGCTGGCGGCGTCCCTGTTCCACTTTGGCGAGATAACCGTACCACAGCTAAAGGCGTACCTTTCCGGTCGGGGCGTGCCTGTGCGCCCTGAGTAA
- a CDS encoding M15 family metallopeptidase, whose translation MGRRRQKQYRIGNASRGELGLNRRRMFVSQEKQAQHQAARKLKLWSRVVAAAVIMGGALIAGFFLWFFMIPYFQQEIITNVQPVNPGESQEPVPDYDELGLPIYDDSVNLFVINSLNPNEEYVPKLSQIENIQVDSRITDALRQLVAAAKEDNLVLIFTDGYVSYEEQGERFEKTAQQKMNDENLTAVMAKTTARAQTPMAGESDFQTGLCLRIAGDKETFKQSRTYSWLKANMGKYGFVFRYPEGKNNYTYVDPDPTVLRYVGGSNASAMQERSMCLEEYISYIDDQ comes from the coding sequence ATGGGAAGGCGAAGACAGAAGCAGTATCGGATAGGGAACGCCAGCAGGGGTGAACTTGGCCTTAACCGGCGCAGGATGTTTGTCTCGCAGGAAAAGCAGGCCCAGCACCAGGCCGCCCGCAAGCTGAAGCTCTGGTCACGGGTGGTGGCCGCCGCCGTTATCATGGGCGGGGCGCTTATCGCCGGGTTTTTCCTGTGGTTCTTCATGATTCCCTACTTCCAACAGGAGATCATCACCAATGTGCAGCCCGTGAACCCTGGGGAGTCCCAGGAGCCGGTGCCCGACTATGATGAGCTGGGCCTTCCAATATATGATGATTCTGTAAATCTTTTCGTGATAAACTCCTTGAACCCTAACGAGGAGTATGTGCCAAAGCTCTCACAGATAGAGAACATCCAGGTGGACAGCCGTATCACCGACGCGCTGCGCCAGCTGGTGGCCGCCGCCAAGGAGGACAATCTGGTGCTTATCTTCACCGACGGCTATGTGTCCTATGAGGAACAGGGGGAGCGCTTTGAAAAGACCGCCCAGCAGAAAATGAACGACGAGAATCTGACCGCCGTTATGGCCAAGACCACCGCCCGGGCTCAGACCCCCATGGCCGGGGAGAGCGACTTCCAGACCGGCCTATGCCTGCGGATAGCGGGGGACAAGGAGACCTTCAAGCAGTCAAGGACCTACTCCTGGCTGAAGGCCAACATGGGCAAATACGGCTTCGTATTCCGCTATCCCGAGGGCAAGAACAACTACACCTACGTGGACCCGGACCCCACTGTGCTGCGGTATGTGGGCGGGAGCAATGCCAGCGCCATGCAGGAGCGTTCCATGTGCCTTGAGGAGTACATCAGCTATATAGACGACCAGTAA
- the hisH gene encoding imidazole glycerol phosphate synthase subunit HisH codes for MTAIIDYGAGNLQSVEKALRHIGCEGTVVGGAAGLMSADSAVLPGVGAFGEAMAGLESRGLVGAIGDFVRTGRPFLGICLGLQVLFESSQESPGVKGLSLLPGRIVRLPEDRGLKVPHMGWNSLEVKRPGWLLKGLPAEPYVYFVHSYYLQTEPELVSATAEYGAAIHAAVQKGNIAACQFHPEKSGGVGLAILRNFAGYVKECT; via the coding sequence ATGACGGCTATTATAGATTACGGCGCGGGCAACCTGCAAAGCGTGGAAAAGGCTTTAAGGCATATTGGCTGCGAAGGTACAGTTGTGGGCGGCGCCGCCGGGCTCATGTCCGCAGACTCCGCCGTGCTGCCGGGGGTGGGAGCCTTCGGCGAGGCTATGGCGGGGCTTGAGAGCCGGGGGCTCGTGGGGGCCATCGGCGATTTTGTCAGGACCGGGCGGCCCTTTCTGGGCATATGCCTGGGGCTGCAGGTGCTCTTCGAGAGCAGCCAGGAGTCCCCGGGGGTAAAGGGGCTCTCACTGCTGCCGGGAAGGATAGTGCGTCTGCCCGAGGACAGGGGTCTGAAGGTGCCCCATATGGGCTGGAACTCCCTGGAGGTGAAAAGGCCGGGCTGGCTCTTGAAGGGCCTGCCGGCGGAGCCCTATGTCTATTTCGTCCACTCATATTATTTGCAGACGGAGCCGGAACTGGTCTCGGCCACGGCGGAGTACGGCGCGGCTATACACGCGGCGGTGCAGAAGGGGAACATAGCCGCCTGCCAGTTCCACCCGGAAAAGAGCGGCGGCGTGGGCCTTGCCATACTGCGGAACTTCGCCGGATACGTAAAGGAATGCACTTAA